Proteins from a single region of Sphaerochaeta globosa str. Buddy:
- a CDS encoding slipin family protein, producing the protein MNLYQRKIERIKNMKGFVLKRDFSYGSISFLCLAIFLALGAVLQLMLYPYTNLQAIVSVSTATFVSALMVALIPIWAIVMALILMLWVGIVGGLSLYLYPIALLSTLGLLLSASFQLVYHWDKVLVLRLGKFHTVRGPGLFFLIPLVDRIAEFIDMRIRATDFSAEKTLTKDTVPVHVDALSFWMIWDAKKAILEVEDYTEAVILSAQTALRDSIGKHPLSSLLSKREELGREIQQALDAKTNPWGVTILSVEITDIIIPKELEDALSKQAQAEREKESRIILGAAEVEIAKKFTEASAHYANDPIALQLRSMNMIYEGIRQNNSMMLMPASILDHMDFGAVMGTASMQKIEELKHKQSKTEEGEPKK; encoded by the coding sequence ATGAACCTGTATCAGAGAAAAATTGAACGAATCAAGAACATGAAGGGGTTTGTTCTCAAGCGAGACTTCAGCTATGGCTCAATCTCGTTTCTGTGTCTGGCCATCTTTTTGGCCCTTGGGGCGGTTCTCCAGCTCATGCTCTACCCCTACACAAACCTGCAAGCCATCGTATCGGTCAGTACGGCAACCTTTGTGAGCGCCTTGATGGTCGCCCTCATCCCCATTTGGGCGATTGTGATGGCTCTTATTCTCATGTTGTGGGTCGGCATTGTCGGCGGACTTTCGCTGTACCTCTACCCCATAGCACTCCTATCCACCCTTGGTCTTTTGCTCTCCGCCTCCTTCCAGCTGGTCTACCACTGGGACAAGGTCTTGGTCCTGAGACTGGGCAAATTCCATACGGTACGTGGACCTGGCCTCTTTTTCCTCATCCCGTTGGTCGACCGTATTGCTGAGTTCATCGACATGCGTATCAGGGCAACCGATTTCAGTGCGGAAAAGACTTTGACCAAGGATACGGTGCCGGTACATGTCGACGCTCTCTCCTTTTGGATGATATGGGATGCAAAGAAGGCAATTCTGGAGGTCGAGGATTACACCGAGGCAGTCATTCTCTCCGCCCAGACGGCACTGCGCGACTCCATAGGCAAACATCCACTATCCAGCCTGCTCAGCAAACGAGAAGAACTGGGCCGGGAGATCCAGCAGGCACTGGATGCAAAGACCAACCCGTGGGGGGTCACCATCCTCTCGGTTGAAATTACCGACATTATCATCCCCAAGGAGCTGGAAGACGCCCTGAGCAAACAGGCACAGGCGGAGCGGGAGAAAGAGTCACGCATCATTCTCGGAGCAGCCGAGGTGGAGATTGCCAAAAAGTTTACCGAGGCCTCAGCTCACTATGCAAATGACCCCATTGCCCTGCAATTACGCTCGATGAATATGATTTATGAAGGGATCAGGCAGAATAATTCCATGATGCTTATGCCTGCATCCATTCTCGACCATATGGATTTCGGTGCTGTCATGGGCACTGCCTCCATGCAAAAAATTGAAGAACTCAAGCACAAGCAATCCAAGACTGAAGAGGGAGAACCAAAGAAATGA
- a CDS encoding TrkH family potassium uptake protein yields MKKPLSKRMQPNHLLLVGFLLIILFGSLLLSLPIAHNPGIDLAYIDALFISASAVCVTGLVTVDVALTFSLFGRTVIAVLILLGGLGFAAIVISFSLLLGMNVNLSKRLFIKEAYNLSSMKGTLGIVRAVLISSFLIQGVGTVVEYFVFRQAYSPLDAFGHALFNTISAFNNAGFDLMGGYRSLTVYQDNLVMNLTTALLIILGGSGFFVLADCVRNRKWSTLSMHSRIVILMNASLITLGLLFFMAVEHLSPLAAFFQSVTTRTAGFNTVDIAAFSQAGLFFAMILMFIGASPGSTGGGIKTTTTFALLLSLGSLMFRREPAAFKRKVNSDSILKAFQVLLLSFLVVVLGSMTLVLIEGGNFDFLAVLFETVSAFATVGLSCGITPSLSTVSKVVLSLIMFAGRVGPITIATSLKAKPSHLGYIEEQVFIG; encoded by the coding sequence ATGAAGAAACCCTTGAGCAAACGCATGCAACCCAATCATTTGTTACTAGTGGGTTTCCTGCTGATTATTCTGTTTGGATCGTTATTACTCAGCTTGCCCATCGCCCATAATCCAGGCATTGATCTTGCCTATATTGACGCACTCTTCATTTCAGCCAGTGCAGTCTGTGTCACTGGTTTGGTCACTGTCGATGTTGCGCTTACGTTCTCACTTTTTGGAAGAACCGTCATCGCGGTTCTCATCCTGTTAGGTGGTTTGGGCTTTGCCGCCATAGTCATCTCCTTCAGCCTGCTGTTGGGCATGAACGTAAACCTGTCCAAGCGCCTGTTCATCAAGGAAGCGTATAATCTCTCCTCAATGAAGGGGACGCTGGGGATTGTCCGAGCAGTGCTTATTTCCTCTTTTCTGATTCAGGGCGTGGGGACGGTGGTGGAGTATTTTGTATTCCGCCAGGCTTATTCGCCATTGGACGCTTTCGGACACGCCTTGTTCAACACCATCAGTGCTTTCAACAATGCAGGATTCGACCTGATGGGAGGCTATCGCAGTCTCACTGTCTATCAGGACAATCTTGTTATGAATCTGACGACTGCTTTGCTCATCATTCTTGGAGGATCTGGCTTCTTTGTTCTTGCCGATTGCGTAAGAAACCGAAAATGGTCTACTTTGAGCATGCACAGCAGAATTGTCATTCTAATGAATGCTTCGCTGATTACCCTCGGCCTGTTGTTTTTCATGGCTGTCGAGCATCTCAGTCCCCTTGCCGCTTTTTTCCAAAGCGTAACAACCCGAACCGCGGGCTTCAACACCGTCGATATTGCAGCCTTTTCCCAAGCCGGGCTGTTCTTTGCAATGATTCTCATGTTCATCGGTGCTTCCCCCGGGTCGACCGGTGGAGGTATAAAAACTACTACAACCTTTGCTTTGTTGCTTAGTCTCGGATCGCTCATGTTCCGCCGCGAACCGGCAGCCTTCAAGCGCAAGGTGAACAGTGATAGCATCCTGAAGGCCTTCCAGGTATTGTTGCTCTCTTTTCTGGTGGTCGTGCTCGGGAGCATGACCCTTGTATTGATCGAAGGTGGAAATTTTGATTTTCTGGCCGTTCTGTTTGAAACGGTCTCCGCCTTTGCCACCGTTGGGCTCTCGTGCGGCATTACCCCGTCACTTTCAACAGTTTCAAAAGTGGTGCTCAGCCTTATTATGTTTGCAGGAAGGGTGGGTCCCATTACCATAGCCACCAGCCTAAAGGCAAAGCCTTCCCACCTTGGGTATATAGAAGAACAAGTGTTTATCGGTTGA
- a CDS encoding ABC transporter ATP-binding protein, which produces MIKVEKVSRNYKTGESIVRALKQVSLEIQGGEFLSIAGPSGSGKTTLLNLIGCIDAIDEGEIIINDQKVSTMNKEEKTTFRRQNLGFIFQTYNLIPVLSAYENVSFVLSLLDVAESEIKQRTYEVLREVGLEGMENRRPSRLSGGQQQRIAIARALVKRPQIILADEPTANLDSKTGEEILKLMKRMNEKYGTTFIFSTHDKMVMEYATRLVQLHDGSIVSDERRQ; this is translated from the coding sequence ATGATCAAGGTTGAGAAGGTAAGTCGCAATTATAAAACTGGTGAGAGTATCGTTCGTGCCTTGAAGCAGGTCTCCTTGGAAATCCAAGGGGGAGAATTTCTTTCCATTGCAGGGCCGTCGGGTTCAGGAAAAACCACCCTGCTCAACCTCATCGGATGCATCGATGCCATCGATGAGGGAGAGATCATCATCAACGACCAGAAGGTCAGCACGATGAACAAGGAAGAGAAGACTACCTTCAGAAGGCAAAATCTGGGATTCATCTTCCAGACCTACAACCTCATTCCCGTCCTCTCCGCCTACGAGAATGTCTCCTTCGTCCTCTCGCTGCTCGATGTAGCTGAATCCGAGATCAAGCAGAGAACCTACGAGGTCCTCAGGGAAGTCGGCCTAGAAGGTATGGAAAACCGTCGCCCTTCTCGCCTCAGCGGGGGACAGCAACAGAGAATTGCCATTGCCAGAGCTTTGGTGAAGCGACCCCAGATTATTTTGGCCGATGAGCCGACTGCCAATCTCGACTCCAAAACCGGTGAGGAAATTCTTAAACTGATGAAACGGATGAATGAGAAATATGGTACCACGTTCATTTTCTCCACGCATGACAAAATGGTCATGGAGTACGCCACTCGGTTGGTGCAGCTCCACGACGGTTCCATCGTAAGCGATGAAAGGAGACAGTGA
- a CDS encoding outer membrane lipoprotein-sorting protein, with protein MSNRTRLVAVTLVCLLCIPFSLAAITAEDIIRTMDGMQTFETSYSNGSIKTTDRFGVKESTFKAWSQGSSDSLIEFTSTAERGQKILRTKGSLYLFYPDAEELIRLQGAALRQSMLGSDISYEDMTEEKNTLDDYTVKLDGSELVNGRDCHVLTLTAKTRQVAYPIQKIWVDKETYLVWKASYSTAQGRLLKEMQVLATIVVEGRTLPKESRIEDKMKRDSATIMALDTLEVNIPLDRKIFTLENLTW; from the coding sequence ATGTCTAATCGTACCCGTCTGGTTGCAGTCACCCTTGTGTGTCTGCTCTGTATACCGTTCTCCCTTGCGGCAATCACAGCCGAGGATATCATCCGTACCATGGACGGAATGCAGACCTTCGAGACTTCCTATTCAAATGGTTCCATCAAGACCACCGACCGTTTCGGTGTGAAGGAGAGTACCTTCAAGGCATGGTCGCAGGGCTCCAGTGATTCACTCATCGAATTCACCAGTACCGCAGAGCGGGGGCAGAAAATTCTTAGGACCAAGGGTAGCTTGTATCTCTTCTATCCCGATGCCGAGGAGTTGATCAGATTGCAAGGGGCAGCGCTCAGGCAATCGATGCTCGGCTCAGATATCTCCTACGAAGACATGACCGAAGAGAAAAACACCCTGGATGACTATACGGTCAAGCTTGACGGTAGTGAGTTAGTCAACGGCCGGGACTGCCATGTTCTTACCTTGACGGCAAAAACACGCCAGGTAGCCTACCCGATTCAGAAAATCTGGGTGGATAAGGAAACCTATCTGGTATGGAAAGCTTCCTACTCAACAGCCCAAGGCAGACTGCTCAAAGAGATGCAAGTGCTTGCCACAATCGTAGTGGAAGGGCGAACACTTCCCAAGGAGAGCCGCATTGAGGACAAGATGAAGCGCGACAGCGCGACCATCATGGCCTTGGATACCTTGGAAGTAAATATTCCCTTAGATCGAAAAATCTTTACCTTGGAGAATTTGACATGGTAG
- a CDS encoding GntR family transcriptional regulator, whose translation MAKLKEEPKLEFSLDVKSGVPFYKQIIFQVEMAISDGRLEKGAQLPTVRSLAVDLSINPNTVARAYAEMEIRNIVVTQQGCGTFISDKKVTLDAIERERILSQITKEFLTKASSYGFTLAEIQQSIVDLGTETQKNEETS comes from the coding sequence TTGGCTAAGCTGAAAGAGGAACCAAAATTGGAGTTCAGCCTGGATGTAAAGAGCGGAGTCCCGTTCTACAAACAAATCATTTTCCAGGTGGAGATGGCCATTTCCGATGGGAGGCTCGAGAAGGGGGCACAATTGCCTACCGTGCGCAGCCTAGCCGTTGATTTGAGCATCAATCCCAATACCGTGGCACGTGCCTATGCTGAGATGGAAATTCGTAACATCGTGGTAACCCAGCAAGGCTGTGGAACCTTCATCAGTGACAAGAAGGTAACCCTCGACGCTATCGAACGCGAGCGTATTCTCTCCCAAATCACCAAGGAATTTCTTACCAAGGCTTCAAGCTATGGATTCACACTTGCTGAAATTCAACAATCCATTGTGGACCTAGGCACGGAAACCCAAAAAAACGAGGAAACATCATGA
- a CDS encoding pirin family protein, with the protein MQLKPIKRITGGTVQYDGAGVKLVRIIGYNDVQKFDPFLMLDAFDSSDPKDYLKGFPWHPHRGIETVTYLIEGEIEHGDSMGNIGSINNGCCQWMTGGSGIIHQEMPKTSPLMLGTQLWINLPKKDKMTDPAYRDIRESQIPVVRAQGSEVRIISGFYEGKSGAEQGDYVKTLYLDIKLEANIAWDLSVNPTNTLFIYIVRGSVHTDNQEVPFHRAVLFGEGDTLSLKAGSEGARIFLYSAKPLGEPIAWAGPIVMNTREELTLAQRELREGTFIKHT; encoded by the coding sequence ATGCAACTAAAACCCATCAAGCGTATCACCGGGGGAACCGTACAGTATGACGGTGCAGGAGTGAAATTGGTCCGCATCATCGGCTATAACGATGTCCAGAAGTTCGATCCCTTCCTCATGTTGGATGCTTTCGATTCTTCAGACCCGAAGGATTACCTTAAAGGCTTTCCCTGGCATCCGCACCGGGGCATCGAAACAGTCACCTACCTCATCGAAGGGGAAATCGAGCATGGTGATAGCATGGGTAACATCGGCTCGATCAACAATGGTTGCTGCCAATGGATGACCGGTGGCAGCGGCATCATTCACCAAGAAATGCCTAAAACAAGCCCCCTGATGCTCGGCACCCAGCTGTGGATCAATCTGCCCAAGAAGGATAAAATGACCGACCCTGCCTATCGGGACATCCGTGAGAGCCAGATTCCTGTGGTCAGGGCACAGGGATCCGAGGTTCGCATCATCAGCGGCTTTTATGAGGGCAAATCAGGAGCGGAGCAAGGTGACTATGTAAAGACGCTCTATCTCGACATCAAGCTGGAGGCGAACATAGCGTGGGACCTTTCTGTGAACCCAACGAACACGCTCTTCATCTATATCGTGCGCGGTTCGGTGCACACCGACAACCAAGAGGTTCCCTTTCACAGGGCGGTCCTCTTCGGGGAAGGTGACACGCTTTCGCTGAAAGCAGGATCAGAAGGTGCACGCATTTTCCTCTATAGTGCCAAACCACTGGGTGAGCCAATCGCCTGGGCAGGCCCTATTGTGATGAACACCCGTGAAGAACTCACGCTCGCCCAGCGGGAGCTGCGCGAAGGTACCTTCATCAAGCACACATAA
- a CDS encoding ABC transporter permease — translation MTTKLPALAFRNIFRNLRRSSLSAIAIAVSAMAIMALLALLECMEADMQTNLTSYYTGEVRIRHESFEKYERYNPLHLSLEVDAVLPLASSVEGVEAATSRINFPANLYLNGKNNGALGVGVDFATEVAFIDFPSLLTEGRIPQEGKNELLIGAILAHELRLNINDKVTVLTSTALRGSNAMTFEIVGIASFPVGGLSSKTLYIPLDRAQYLLRMPGQTQEILLQVAEGFKEQEVAQEVKSLLATSLGLETETKAWKDLNMMYSLLSMAKLIYYVMAGVFFILGSTVIINTTMMVIYERMREIGTLGALGMQGKELTRLFLLEGSFISMAGSTMGTLIGLIIIAVLGKVGLNFTEAMSGVDMEISSILYPQVNWWIALFVWFYAILIATLSTLIPSRRASKIQIVEALRYV, via the coding sequence ATGACGACAAAACTACCTGCTCTGGCATTTCGCAATATTTTTCGCAATCTTCGCCGTTCCTCGCTCTCGGCCATTGCCATTGCCGTGTCGGCCATGGCAATCATGGCACTCTTGGCCCTGCTTGAATGCATGGAAGCCGACATGCAGACCAACCTGACCTCCTACTATACCGGTGAGGTAAGGATCCGGCATGAGTCATTTGAGAAATATGAACGGTACAATCCCTTGCATCTCAGCCTTGAAGTCGATGCAGTGCTTCCGCTTGCATCCTCCGTCGAAGGTGTTGAAGCGGCAACCAGCCGCATCAACTTTCCAGCTAATCTCTACCTCAACGGCAAAAACAATGGAGCCCTGGGTGTTGGTGTCGATTTTGCAACTGAAGTTGCATTCATTGACTTTCCTTCCTTGCTCACTGAGGGAAGAATTCCACAAGAGGGGAAAAACGAACTGCTTATCGGGGCCATCCTGGCACATGAACTGCGCCTGAACATCAATGATAAGGTTACAGTCCTTACCTCCACCGCCCTGAGGGGCTCGAATGCCATGACCTTTGAGATCGTCGGGATCGCAAGTTTTCCGGTCGGCGGCTTGAGCTCAAAGACGCTGTACATCCCCTTGGACAGGGCACAGTACCTGTTGCGTATGCCAGGCCAGACTCAGGAGATACTGCTCCAGGTTGCCGAGGGCTTCAAGGAACAGGAGGTAGCGCAAGAGGTGAAGAGCCTCCTTGCAACCTCGCTTGGCTTGGAAACCGAGACCAAGGCCTGGAAGGATTTGAATATGATGTACTCCCTGCTCTCCATGGCCAAGCTAATCTACTATGTCATGGCTGGTGTATTCTTCATTCTGGGCAGTACGGTCATCATCAATACCACCATGATGGTCATTTATGAACGAATGCGTGAAATAGGAACGCTGGGGGCCTTGGGCATGCAAGGCAAGGAACTGACCCGTCTCTTTTTGCTGGAAGGTTCATTCATCAGCATGGCTGGTTCAACAATGGGAACCCTCATCGGTCTGATCATCATAGCCGTCCTGGGCAAAGTCGGATTGAATTTCACCGAAGCAATGAGCGGGGTGGATATGGAGATTTCTTCCATCCTCTATCCTCAGGTCAATTGGTGGATAGCTCTCTTTGTCTGGTTCTACGCTATTCTCATCGCAACGCTTTCGACGCTCATTCCTTCCAGGAGAGCATCAAAAATCCAAATAGTGGAGGCACTCCGTTATGTCTAA
- a CDS encoding ABC transporter permease, whose protein sequence is MKFILQLAAKNLMRYKRRTAITAVAIAFGLMMYVFVDSLLLGAELESMRNLRWYETASLRVHDSAYWEDRYFFPLEASIEKSKEILDVFKAEGIAATERTLFAADMILYQDDFGEDGNMSVQVTAINAETDFEVYRFEDTLVEGRFLKSGEMDGIVLGRWFAEDIGAKVGYWVTLVTRGKGGFYEAFDMQVVGIVNCPNPNVNRTLVMMDIEAADLYLGMEGSVSSIDIMLGEKSDLQQIAQRLQTKLNAIESDLVIYTWQDLARDYLAILEAKQGGTGLILFLVFIIAAVGVSNTMLMAMYERMRELGMMRALGMKDRDILLAFLFEAGGIGLLGSVVGLLLGILANLYLVNVGFDFGFMFRDMDIGFRIQNVMRGAWSLPTFIKAFISGIGLSMLVAFLPIRRALKLDIPTCLHHQ, encoded by the coding sequence ATGAAATTCATCCTGCAACTGGCAGCGAAGAACCTGATGCGTTACAAGCGCAGGACAGCCATAACCGCTGTAGCCATCGCATTTGGTTTGATGATGTATGTTTTTGTCGATTCGCTTCTTCTTGGAGCCGAACTGGAGTCGATGCGCAACCTTCGCTGGTATGAGACTGCTTCCTTGAGAGTCCACGATTCCGCCTACTGGGAAGACCGGTACTTTTTCCCGCTGGAAGCTTCCATCGAGAAATCGAAGGAAATCCTTGATGTATTCAAGGCTGAGGGGATTGCTGCAACCGAACGCACGCTCTTTGCCGCCGATATGATCCTCTACCAGGATGATTTTGGTGAGGATGGCAATATGAGTGTGCAGGTTACGGCCATCAATGCTGAGACCGACTTTGAGGTATATCGTTTTGAGGATACCCTTGTCGAAGGTCGATTCCTCAAAAGCGGAGAGATGGACGGAATCGTGCTCGGTAGATGGTTTGCCGAGGATATCGGAGCAAAGGTCGGCTACTGGGTAACCCTGGTCACCCGTGGCAAGGGAGGCTTCTACGAGGCTTTCGACATGCAGGTTGTCGGTATCGTCAACTGCCCCAACCCCAATGTGAACCGAACCTTGGTCATGATGGACATCGAGGCTGCCGATCTCTACCTTGGCATGGAGGGGTCGGTGTCCAGCATCGACATCATGCTTGGGGAAAAAAGCGACCTTCAGCAAATCGCACAGCGTTTACAGACCAAGCTGAACGCCATCGAATCCGACCTGGTAATCTACACATGGCAGGACCTTGCCCGTGACTACTTGGCTATTCTGGAAGCCAAGCAGGGTGGAACCGGTTTGATTCTCTTTCTTGTATTCATCATTGCAGCCGTCGGAGTTTCCAATACCATGCTGATGGCCATGTATGAGCGTATGCGTGAACTTGGCATGATGCGTGCGTTGGGGATGAAGGACCGTGACATTCTCTTGGCCTTCCTCTTTGAAGCAGGGGGTATTGGATTGTTGGGTTCAGTGGTCGGCCTGCTGTTGGGAATTCTTGCCAATCTATACTTGGTGAATGTAGGTTTTGACTTCGGTTTCATGTTCAGGGATATGGACATCGGCTTCAGGATTCAGAATGTCATGCGGGGTGCATGGAGCCTGCCGACTTTTATAAAGGCATTTATAAGCGGTATCGGACTGTCCATGCTGGTTGCATTCCTACCCATCCGCAGGGCATTGAAGTTGGATATTCCCACCTGCCTGCACCATCAATAG
- a CDS encoding ferritin — protein MLATTIAKLITEQINKEFFSAYLYLDIANYYAEKGLLGYENWFKVQAQEEMSHAMLMRQYLLNNGQAVKLTALADPSKTYADLKAPLVEALKHEEYVTASINTIYEESVKLKDFRTQQFLDWFIKEQGEEEMNAQENIQKFEVFGSDARGLYLLNQELSARVFTPPSLVL, from the coding sequence ATGCTAGCAACCACTATTGCCAAACTGATCACCGAACAGATTAATAAAGAGTTTTTTTCAGCGTATCTTTATCTGGATATAGCCAATTATTATGCCGAAAAAGGCCTTCTAGGCTATGAGAACTGGTTCAAAGTCCAGGCCCAGGAGGAAATGAGTCATGCCATGCTCATGCGCCAGTACTTGCTGAACAATGGTCAGGCAGTCAAACTCACAGCCCTCGCTGACCCATCTAAAACCTATGCCGACCTCAAGGCTCCGCTTGTAGAAGCTTTGAAACACGAAGAGTATGTGACTGCATCCATTAATACCATCTATGAGGAATCCGTTAAGCTAAAAGATTTCAGGACTCAGCAGTTCCTCGACTGGTTCATCAAGGAACAGGGAGAGGAAGAGATGAACGCACAGGAGAACATCCAGAAGTTCGAAGTCTTCGGGTCGGATGCCCGCGGCCTGTATCTGCTCAACCAGGAGCTTTCAGCCAGGGTCTTCACACCACCTTCCTTGGTTCTGTAA